CGAGTTGATCAAGAGCTGCTCTGGGATCATTATTTTCCCTAGTTAGCACCATATCACTTTCATATTTAAGATAAGTGGAAATTTTAATCGCTTTCACAGCGTCTACTTCCTTTCTTGCCTCAGCCAAGGGCTGCTGATACAACATACATAATTCCGAATACAAACTTATTAAAAATTTGCTATGATCAGCAAATCTGTTGAAAATTTTAAAGTCCGGATCAACGTTTCCAGGCCTCTCGGAGACTGCCAAATTATCTTCATTACTTAAATACCCTATCAGTGCCATTATGGTTTCAACTTCATTGGATTCCGTCTTATTTCTTTCCGGGACAATGTGCTTGTCTAAGAATTCTGCAATCTTCTTAACCTGATCCAGATCAGAGATATCATTTATCAAGGCAAGAAGTCTTGTGATATCCAAAACATCGTCCTTGTGTTTGAAATCATGTCCGAATTTCGTTCTATAGTCCTTAGCATCTTTGGATATCAGCATCAGCTTTAATTTATAATCTTTATTTTCCGGCTTACTATAAAATCCATCGATAGCTTCCTTAATCTTGACGTTATCATTTTGGGAGGTCACTTGGATTGCTATCTTATCCACATGATCTATCAGGTCAATAAAAGCGTAGTTATTGGATTCAAAATTCGTATTGGTGAAACTATAGCCAATCAGGTTGAAAAGATCCCTATAAAAATTTTCTGCAAAGATGTTAATGTCGGTCAGGTTTAGGGCATTTAAAATCATCACCTCTGTTTTTAGATAGGTAAGTCTCCTGGTGATCAACTTAACATATTTCTCTTTGTTATCCATATAATTTTTAAAAGGCTATAATTTATGCAAAGATATAAATATACCCTTATGAATTTCCGTATTTACATAAAAATAGGAACATAATTAACTGTCTAATTATTCTTTTCTACGGGGCAATATTTAAACATTGGCTTTAATATTGCTATTCCAGCCATTAAGGCTACGACATGTTTCGGATTGTCTTTTTTATGGAGACCGCACTTTTTTCTGCTGTTGGCGCAGTAAAGAAATGTGATTTGGAAAAGAATTAGACCATGCATTCCCGAAACTAGTGGATAAACATCAGAATGGAATGAATCATTCTCCTACATTTTCACTATTAATCTTGATAATTACGGAATGTTATTTTCGGCCTCAAGCTCTGAAATCATCCTGTCGACCTTTTCTTCATTAAAGAGATGCTGATGATTACTTCTGTTCACAAATAAGTAAAAGAGTTTTTTATTATTTTTTTCAATAAAAGTATCATCAAGATGGGGATATGAGAAATCAGAAGTCATTACGAAAGAAGTGACGAAATTTTCTCCTCCGTCTTTCACGATCTCTATACTAAAATTTTGAAATATTTTAAACAGATTGGCATCACTGGTTAAAAAAAACGGATAAATAGCTTTCTGGAGTATTTCTGATATACGAAAGCTGTTTGCTGTAAATTTGGAATGAAACATATCCCACGCAGTTCCTTTAAGCTTTTTTTTGACATCCTTAGGCTTATTGTCCAACCCTATCATTTTCCTAAACTCCGTATTTCCGCCAAAAATATTCATTCCCAACTTATACTCGGCACCGCGAAAGATGTTAAGTTCATTGGTCATCCAGTCTGCCAGTGCATCTATATTATATTCGGCATTACTTTTTGTCAGACCTTTTGTTGCCAGGCTTCTTATTTTAAGTAACGTACAATAAGAATTTTTCAGAATCTGGTTCACAGGCTCCATTGGATCTCCCTTCATGGGAGGTATTCTTCGGAACACAAAAAAGTCACGGTAAAAATCGTAATTAAAGCTTTTAAAAATTTTAATGGGGACTTGAGTAAAGAAATCAATCCGGTGTCTAAAATCCTCGAATTTTTCAAAATCGAAACTTTCTTTTTGTGAGCAGAGCTCTAAAAATGCAAAAAAAGGATCGATCCTGGTTTCGGGATATTTGGCTATATACTCTTTCAATGCTAATATTCTCTGGATATTGACCCCTTGTGCTTTTCTCTTATGTTCTACCACTTTAATGATATGCAAACAGACACAGCTGTCAAGAAAAACAATGGGCTGGAAGCCATCTTCCAAACAGGAGGTCGTAAATACCTTATCGGGTAAACTAACTTCTCCTTTTTCGCTAAAACAATTATAACTAAAATTCACATGTTTCATAAACATTAACTGCAACTTCCACATTACATTTGATAAGCTGAAGCATTGTGCAGCAAAAGAGGCTATTTTTCAGATATTGCCATAATATGCGTAACAGTTTATCGGTAAGGGCTAAAAACAAAGATATTAAATCTCTGGGGTATAAGATTACGATAAACCTTTAAAAACTTTTGCTGATAAAAACTAGCGGTAGCATCTTCCTCCTCCTATCCTTAAGGCTAGACCATCCTAGCCTGTTAGAGATACGTTTTAAGCTTTTGCAATAAGTACTGTTTTTTATATTATTTGCGGAAATACTAAGACATAACAGGCCAGCTATAAATATTATCAATTAAATTTATACAATATATGTAAATATAATGTGTAATTTAGATATGTCACTAAATATAGTAATAGTGGAATACCTAACAGAATTCAAACAAAATCAAAATATCTTTAAATGAATTATTATCAATGAGTTAAAACTAAAATATTTTCTATATCTGTAAAAAAAGAGTTTGGATAGCGTCCTGTTAAGTTCACAAGACGGGGATTAAGATTTTTCAAATTTTGATCCCCTTTTTTATTTCTAGTTAACTCCCTCCTTATTAATAAGATCCCATCGACAAAAGATTGACTCTAGGTGTTTGAAAACTTTTTTGTCAAATTCGACTTTTTCGAAAAACATCAAACACTCTATCATTATTTTTGTTATTAGATTGCTCTATGATAATGGTTTTTAAAGTTATCCATTGAGAAAAGTAATCTTTTTGGAAATTGATTTTCTTTTAGCTTTTATATTTGACGTGAACTATTTATAATTATCTAAAAGTACTTCCTCTACACGTTCCTTATACCCGGATTATATTCCAGTTTAGACATTTTAAAGCTCAAAGAGTTCATTCAATTTATCCAAATCAAATCTGAGAAATTTGTATTAATTGATTGTTTAATTAATCTTTCAGAAAAGTAAGCGATTTAGTTCCTTAACAGAAATTTCTAATACAATCATTTTCCACAACTTAGTTGAAGTTCATAAAATTACAAGATAAGAGATTCAATTGAATACCATTTGTAAATTCAGCACCCAATCATAATACATTACTTCAAAATTAGGTATTACTACTGAATTATTTTTAAAAAAATAACATTAATATTGTATTTATAGCAAATATAAAAAGTTATATAACATAAAATGGAATTTGTAAAATAATGTAATAATTTTTTTAACAGTCACCTAGTATAACTAAAGAATGTTATTGCGATTTTAAAAATATAATCAACTCAAAAAACTAAAACCATGAAATTAAAATTCAAAAAATTGATGCTTTTGAGCATAATGACAGGTACTATTTTCGGCCTTATCTCTTGTAAAAAATCTATGGAATCTATAGAAATGAATAAAAATGATAAGGAGTCTCTAGACCATTTTGAGAAAAAGTATTTTTCCAACTACAACAAATCATTCATCCCAGATACATATGACGATAATCTCTGGAAAAATGATACTTTAGTTGTAACCAAAGAAGATTCTGCGAGAGCATTCCACACCTGGTCCTGGCAAAAGTATTTGCATTTAACACAGAACATTAAAGATTCAAAAAATGAAAAAACTTTAGATGGCTTGCCATTGTTCTTGGATGATTCAAAAAATATTTTTCAAATTACTGAATACGGAGAACCTGTACCTCATGAGAATAAATCACCTTTAAAATTATTTGCATTTCATCAGGCAGGTAGTGACCATCCTGTATTAAAATCAAATACAGACTTTGCTGGGATTTCTGAAGAGTATACTGTTTTTTATTCGATACATATGAATAAAATTATGCATGATCAGATGGTTAAAGCGACAGATGCTGCTATAGAGAAAGTAAAAAAAGGAATTAAAAATATAAGTGATTCAACAGAGGTCTATAACAATTCTTCATTAGAACTAAAGGCTGCCTGGGTAGATCTTAATGCGATTCCCAAGGATAAGCAGAAAAATTACTTGATTGTACATAATGTACCACAAATAAAAAAAGATTATTTAAACAAAATAGATTATTTCACCAGAAAGAATGATTACAATAATGTTAATCTCATAATCAATAATCCTCTAAACTATCAAAACATACCCGCAGTTGCTCTTGTTGGTTTACATATCGTTGGCAAAGTAGAAGGATTTCCAGAAATGCTTTGGGCAACTTTTGAAGGTCAGGATTTAGCTCCGGATAATCTAAATAACTTAACTGATTTGAATTCAAAACAAAGACATGGATTTAAATCAAATACAACTAACAGTCAGCCAATTGCTAAAACAGAAACCGATTTTTTATTCTTTAAAAAAGGTGAACTTGGTGCAAAAGATTCTCTGAATGCTATTAAGTTTGACACCTTAACTAAAAAAGGTAAAATAGCTGATAAGGCCTATCGTAAATATCCATTGGGTATATCACAAAAAAAGTATGATCATCCAAATAATTCTGAATATAAAAGACATGCTGATCTTGCTAATGAATTAAATAAAAAAGCACTTAAAAAAAGTGAAATTAAGCAATATTATAACGGTAACATCTGGCTAGCAATGCTTAATAGCAAGGAATCTAGAAATGTAGATGTTTATCAGCAATTTAATAAGGGAAATTTAAAATTGGCAGGAAGTCCAAATGCGACCAACATTATGATGGAAACGTATCATCAAAATACTACCTGTTTCTCTTGTCACGGAATAACGAATTTTTCATTAGATCCTAAAAAAGATATTCAATACAAAACCTTACTAAATGTTAGTCACATATATGGAGCTTATTTTGCCGATGCCTATAGAAAAAAAGATAAATCAAAAAACAATATACTGTTAAACATCAACAATATAACATCTTTTAATGAATTTATTAAAACACAAAACGAACAAAAATTAGAAGCAACTTTTAAATAAAAATTAATCTCCTGTTGTTATTTGAAACAGCAGGAGATTTTTTCGAACTAGAAATCATGAATATCCTGAAGCTTTCCCTTTTGATAAACTTCCGAGTTTGGGCAGCGTCCTGTCGAGGTCACCAATATCTAAATGGCTTTAATTTAATGTAAATTGAGCCATTTATTAGCCAAATGACAGGTTTTCTTTCTGCAAGATATTCCTTTTGTAGGACGAAGAAGCCCTATACCAAAAAAGCTTATCACCGAGTCCGATAAACTCCAATTTCAGCTACTCGTTGATGTGTGATTACCTGTATCTGACTGCGGCTCTGTACAAAAGAGCAATAAATATTCTATCACAAACAATTTCTTGTGATAGAATATTTACTGATTATACAGCCTGAGAATTTCCACCAATTCGGGTATAGATCGTATTTTCAGCTTCTCAAACAACCTGTTTTTGTAAGTACTGATCGTTGATGAATGAAGATTCAGTTGATTAGAAATTTCTTTAAGGGGAAGACCTTCTGCAATCTTATTGGCAATTTGCAA
This region of Chryseobacterium culicis genomic DNA includes:
- a CDS encoding SMEK domain-containing protein — protein: MDNKEKYVKLITRRLTYLKTEVMILNALNLTDINIFAENFYRDLFNLIGYSFTNTNFESNNYAFIDLIDHVDKIAIQVTSQNDNVKIKEAIDGFYSKPENKDYKLKLMLISKDAKDYRTKFGHDFKHKDDVLDITRLLALINDISDLDQVKKIAEFLDKHIVPERNKTESNEVETIMALIGYLSNEDNLAVSERPGNVDPDFKIFNRFADHSKFLISLYSELCMLYQQPLAEARKEVDAVKAIKISTYLKYESDMVLTRENNDPRAALDQLADIFNNKLSVNGLTFDKQAIRFYLLDELINCNVFPN